A section of the Chelmon rostratus isolate fCheRos1 chromosome 16, fCheRos1.pri, whole genome shotgun sequence genome encodes:
- the prrc2a gene encoding protein PRRC2A isoform X1 produces MSERSGQTAKGKEGKTKYASLNLFDTYKGKSLETQKPVVPPRHGLQSLGKVASARRMPPPANLPSLKAENKGNDPNVSLVPKDGTGWASKQEQADPKSTDALSAPQPESQQPVASPTPAPTRPRTPPASEALAPASTQAVGARSWAQASVTHGTQGDGGKGSNQPSPFSREEFPTLQAAGDQDKVGKEQGTADQWYGPGPSLRPQNVTSWRDGGGRALAPTLSGEGAVEGGTGGALVMDGAAGVPPPNSQSHGPPRNPPAGSSALPLPQPPVGPGFPQYRGIMPPFMYPPYLPFPAPYGPQGPYRYPAPGEGAAPRFSRGQGGPDNRPPGGPRDAGGEVVKRPSILKQDDLKELDELDHDGDEGWAGAHEEIDYSAKLKFSDDEGDEEGEEERTESGSDSREQQRPQDAAPATSRSRASDSGGDSRHTPPSHADNGSQPPSSKPGWAEEGGSGWGGQGPPSNYQGRRPGLGGPREQPSPPPGPLLGQGPYSFYRQDRPHNQGASLVPGKPGPTQLQPAAGGPTPPPQPGLLVHGAQGDDEDETWRQRRKQSSTEISAAVERARRRREEEERRMEEERRAACAEKLKRLDEKQQQQQGSNIGGGGSSSKTPSLDGNSTAATAGSPSPSISASSPNISQPPSPCVDPEEPPVLAVQPGPSPGVGDRQRASSNSSYDSSADAQQCPQPAVSQPQQPTLEVPLAGENKEETIGSPHIRGGSGGERGVDPVKIENIGGGAGRQAGGPPGQGYSKYQKSLPPRFQRQQQEQLLKQQQQWQQQQQQQQHSQASQSQLSPQPQAPQGPSPGSTPQSGPGPKQGGPLYQPSNMVRPPPLPMNFDPRWMMMPYMDPRMIQGRPPPMDYYAAGMHPSGLIGRERSDSGGSGSDPFDRQQQHPGHPHRGTPPMDPKLAWGPEVFPGGGEGRGLASPLRQKQALEDDDGAKGPRSDTPPHRMREGGLGPIQQPSSNSGTSNQTPPPVGTQVGAQGGSHHPHHYMSGRGNYSNFPDQGARILPHQQQQRAGERGNQPHGFAHQDEGPPRGSQQGQIWGAPHPHYDRNGRADLPPVENNSHLHHHHSHHPQQPHFPLHPHKPENSRDRVVDASGKKTDSSPPIHQPSLSSSCSSSSSSSTREDGNVKVALHHHPSQRESEAGIGHSLGERVNSGSTGSSGHVKQEKTGPAYAPHSSMTSSPPPSQHGSHTQQQQQHPHPKSNQRGGREHKTETQWGPRPGSSNTGGGSSHGRRANNAGGGNNSRGGEDCSNTALDHKPSNQTGGSNANKRAGPIKKPVLKEMKREGGDVDGADKISVGFGKDKEQDGGQPTSMKQEASSVSQNTSALSKDESAQTAKPRNGGKERSSGGGGGGSGRGPKDVDTTSSGFSGSSSRRDRDRSFERGGSTSHHHGVPAKGSRASRGRGGEFFGRGRGYRGTYTATAGPSGGSRGRMGGRSGRDYRSSVASGHHHESKAEGGGGRHGQDRSQHNPARARNRSETRSEGSEYEEIPKRRRERGSETGSESGASDLGHSDKDENQKPNTKNGSDHTNTTSSSSMSSAPPRGSQARVFTPRGVPSRRGRGGGSGGGNIYRGSGNVGGTPGGHRVGPSSASHGPSKSSATGRKQQGPPQTSGPKDLGRGGNGGEKKDKIADVSQAQSQGSNPPQPSLPTATPATLGSTENGGVVTQQTSTNPTSNSGGPNALPLPTSRGFPPSGFERPPRRRRHGRSQHQQDKPPRFRRLKERENAARINGGVGVIGGGRPSSPSLNSVQDSNGAPISAPMPSNPQNANHNTTVTTNNNSGGGHLSNSNSHHHHHYNQGNAGQTHAQHHHSHGAKSPDFTNQNSDQANEEWETASESSDFTEFRDREGGGKSYSSHHPHHLGRGGGGGGGGIVVEREMTGKEPSANKRSFSSQRPGMERQNRRVNAGGAGGGGGGRGPRGPPGGGSSGPSNGGGNRGEKRGNWPSPKNRK; encoded by the exons ATGTCAGAGCGCTCTGGGCAAACTGCAAAGGGGAAGGAAGGCAAAACCAAGTATGCGTCTCTCAACCTGTTTGATACATACAAAGGAAAGAGCCTTGAAACACAAAAGCCTGTTG TTCCCCCCCGCCATGGCCTGCAGTCTCTTGGTAAAGTTGCCTCTGCACGGCGTATGCCACCCCCTGCCAACCTGCCCAGTCTGAAGGCGGAGAACAAAGGCAACGATCCCAACGTCTCGCTCGTTCCCAAAGACGGCACAGGATGGGCAAGCAAACAGGAACAAGCCGACCCAAAGAG taCCGATGCATTGTCAGCACCGCAGCCGGAATCGCAGCAGCCTGTGGCTTCACCGACACCTGCACCGACCCGCCCGAGAACCCCGCCAGCTTCAGAG gCTCTGGCCCCAGCTTCAACCCAGGCCGTAGGGGCAAGGTCCTGGGCACAGGCCAGTGTTACACATGGAACACAAGGGGATG GTGGAAAGGGATCAAACCAACCGTCGCCATTCTCTCGCGAGGAATTTCCCACCCTGCAGGCGGCTGGCGACCAGGACAAAGTTGGCAAAGAACAGGGCACTGCAGATCAGTGGTATGGGCCAGGACCAAGCCTCCGCCCCCAGA ACGTTACAAGTTGGCGGGACGGTGGGGGCCGAGCCCTGGCGCCCACCCTGTCTGGGGAGGGGGCAGTGGAGGGTGGCACTGGTGGGGCTCTGGTGATGGATGGGGCAGCTGGGGTCCCTCCTCCGAACTCTCAGTCCCACGGGCCACCTAGGAACCCTCCCGCAGGCAGCTCTGCCTTGCCCCTGCCCCAGCCCCCTGTGGGTCCTGGGTTCCCACAATACAGAGGGATCATGCCTCCCTTC atgTATCCTCCCTACCTGCCCTTTCCGGCCCCCTATGGCCCTCAGGGGCCCTACAGGTACCCTGCACCTGGGGAAGGGGCTGCTCCAAG GTTCTCTCGTGGGCAGGGTGGTCCTGACAACAGACCTCCAGGTGGCCCACGTGACGCAGGCGGAGAGGTGGTGAAGCGACCCTCTATCCTAAAGCAGGATGACCTGAAGGAGCTAGACGAGCTGGACCATGACGGAGACGAGGGCTgggcag GAGCTCATGAGGAAATTGATTACTCCGCCAAGTTGAAGTTCAGTGATgatgaaggagatgaagagggggaagaggaaAGAACCGAAAGCGGCAGTGACTCGCG tgagcagcagaggcCCCAGGATGCCGCCCCTGCAACCTCGCGGTCTCGAGCCTCTGACAGTGGTGGAGACTCCCGCCACACCCCTCCCTCTCATGCTGACAATGGCTCCCAACCCCCCTCCAGCAAGCCAGGATGGGCCGAGGAGGGAGGCAGTGGCTGGGGAGGCCAAGGACCACCATCCAACTACCAG GGGCGCAGGCCTGGATTGGGTGGTCCCCGGGAGCAGCCCTCCCCCCCACCTGGGCCGCTCCTCGGACAAGGGCCTTACTCCTTTTACCGACAG GACCGGCCCCACAACCAGGGTGCCTCTCTAGTCCCAGGGAAACCTGGCCCCACCCagcttcagccagcagcaggaggcCCTACTCCTCCTCCCCAGCCGGGCCTGCTGGTCCACGGGGCCCAGggggatgatgaagatgagacgTGGCGTCAGCGCAGGAAGCAATCCTCCACCGAGATCTCCGCTGCAGTGGAGCGAGCCCGTCGTCGCCGTGAGGAGGAAGAACgtaggatggaggaggagaggcgtGCAGCCTGTGCAGAGAAGCTAAAGAGGCTGGATgagaagcagcaacagcagcagggcagCAACATAGGGGGTGGTGGTAGCAGCAGTAAAACTCCCAGCCTTGATGGGAACTCAACGGCTGCCACAGCAGGCAGCCCTAGTCCATCTATTTCAGCCTCTTCCCCCAACATCAGCCAGCCCCCATCCCCTTGTGTTGACCCTGAGGAACCCCCAGTGCTGGCTGTCCAGCCAGGGCCCAGTCCTGGAGTTGGTGACCGACAGCGagccagcagcaacagcagctatGACTCCAGTGCAG ATGCCCAACAGTGTCCCCAGCCAGCTGtgtcacagccacagcagcccACACTGGAGGTACCTTTAGCGGGAGAAAATAAGGAGGAGACCATTGGCAGTCCTCACATTCgtggaggaagtggaggtgAAAGAGGAGTCGACCCAGTGAAGATTGAGAATATTGGAGGGGGAGCAGGTCGTCAAGCCGGTGGTCCTCCTGGCCAGGGTTACTCAAAATACCAGAAGTCTCTTCCACCACGAtttcagaggcagcagcag GAGCAGcttctgaagcagcagcagcaatggcagcagcagcaacaacagcagcagcacagccaggcATCACAAAGCCAGCTGTCTCCTCAGCCTCAGGCTCCGCAGGGTCCTTCACCAGGTTCCACACCACAATCGGGTCCTGGCCCCAAGCAAGGTGGACCCCTGTATCAGCCCAGCAACATGGTTCGACCCCCACCCCTGCCTATGAATTTTGACCCTCGCTGGATGATGATGCCCTACATGGACCCTCGCATGATCCAGGGCCGCCCTCCGCCAATGGACTACTATGCAGCTGGCATGCACCCGTCAG GGCTTATTGGGCGTGAGCGGTCTGATTCGGGGGGGTCTGGTTCGGACCCCTTTGATAGGCAGCAACAGCATCCAGGGCACCCTCATCGTGGGACCCCCCCTATGGATCCTAAACTGGCCTGGGGGCCGGAAGTATTCcctggaggaggggagggccGTGGGCTAGCATCCCCCCTCAGGCAGAAGCAGGCattggaggatgatgatggagCCAAAGGACCCAG GAGCGACACTCCTCCACACCGCATGAGAGAGGGTGGATTGGGACCCATCCAGCAGCCCAGCTCCAATTCTGGGACATCCAATCAGACTCCACCTCCTGTTGGCACTCAAGTTGGGGCGCAGGGAGGCAGCCACCACCCTCATCACTACATGAGTGGGCGGGGCAACTACAGCAACTTCCCTGACCAGGGTGCAAGGATACTTCcccaccaacagcagcagagggcagGTGAAAGGGGAAACCAGCCACATGGCTTCGCCCACCAGGATGAAGGGCCTCCCCGAGGATCTCAGCAGGGCCAGATATGGGGAGCCCCACACCCTCACTACGATCGCAACGGTAGAGCTGATCTCCCCCCTGTTGAGAACAACTctcacctccaccaccatcacagCCACCACCCTCAGCAGCCACACTTCCCTCTCCACCCCCATAAGCCTGAGAACAGTCGTGACAGAGTTGTTGATGCTTCTGGTAAGAAGACAGACTCCTCTCCCCCAATCCATCAACCTTCCCTGTCATCTTcatgctcttcctcctcctcttcttctaccAGAGAAGATGGGAATGTCAAAGTTGCCCTGCATCATCACCCATcccagagagagagtgaagccGGTATCGGTCACAGTCTTGGTGAAAGAGTCAACAGTGGCAGCACTGGCAGTAGCGGCCATGTGAAGCAGGAGAAAACGGGCCCAGCATATGCTCCCCATTCCTCCATGACCTCTAGCCCACCTCCCTCTCAACATGGCAGTCatactcagcagcagcagcagcatccccATCCTAAATCAAACCAAAGAGGGGGACGGGAGCACAAGACAGAGACCCAGTGGGGCCCACGGCCTGGCAGCAGCAACACGGGTGGAGGTTCCTCTCATGGTAGAAGGGCCAACAATGCAGGAGGTGGGAACAACTCCCGTGGAGGGGAGGACTGCTCCAACACTGCACTAGACCACAAACCCTCCAACCAGACTGGAGGCAGCAATGCCAACAAGAGGGCCGGCCCGATTAAGAAGCCGGTGCTGaaggaaatgaagagagaggggggtgatGTGGATGGAGCAGACAAAATAAGCGTAGGCTTCGGGAAAGATAAAGAGCAAGATGGTGGCCAACCCACCTCCATGAAGCAGGaagcctcctctgtctcccagAACACATCAGCTCTATCTAAAGATGAGTCAGCCCAGACAGCCAAACCCAGGAATGGAGGAAAAGAACGATCctcaggaggaggtgggggagggtCAGGTAGAGGGCCCAAAGATGTAGACACCACCTCTTCAGGATTTTCAGGGTCCTCCTCCAGGAGAGACAGGGACCGCTCCTTTGAGAGAGGAGGCAGTACCTCCCACCACCATGGAGTGCCTGCCAAAGGCAGCAGAGCCAGTCGCGGACGAGGAGGAGAGTTCTTCGGGCGTGGCCGAGGTTACCGTGGCACCTACACGGCCACTGCTGGGCCCAGTGGTGGCAGTCGAGGCAGGATGGGTGGCAGGAGCGGAAGAGATTACCGCTCATCTGTTGCCAGTGGCCACCACCATGAGTCCAAGGCTGAGGGGGGTGGTGGCAGGCATGGTCAAGATCGGTCCCAGCATAACCCAGCCAGGGCCAGGAACCGAAGTGAAACCCGCAGTGAGGGTTCAGAATATGAGGAAATCCCtaagagaaggagggagagaggttcAGAGACTGGCAGTGAGAGTGGTGCAAGTGACCTTGGTCATTCAGACAAAGATGAAAACCAGAAACCCAACACCAAGAATGGCTCCGATCACACCAACACCACTAGCAGCAGTAGCATGTCATCTGCTCCACCCAGAGGTTCCCAGGCCCGGGTCTTCACTCCCAGAGGTGTGCCCTCTAGGAGGGGAAGGGGTGGAGGTAGTGGTGGAGGAAATATCTACAGGGGCAGTGGCAATGTCGGAGGAACACCTGGAGGACACAGAGTTGGACCCAGCTCAGCCTCTCATGGACCCTCAAAGTCATCAGCCACAGGCCGAAAGCAACAAGGCCCGCCACAAACATCTGGACCCAAAGACTTGGGCAGGGGAGGcaatggaggagagaagaaagacaagatAGCTGATGTGAGCCAAGCTCAAAGTCAGGGGTCCAATCCCCCTCAGCCGTCTTTGCCCACTGCAACTCCGGCCACTCTAGGTTCCACTGAAAATGGAGGTGTTGTGACCCAGCAAACTTCAACCAACCCTACATCAAACTCTGGAGGGCCAAATGCACTCCCTCTTCCCACTAGCCGTGGGTTTCCTCCCAGTGGGTTTGAGCGGCCACCTAGACGTCGCCGCCACGGGCGTTCCCAGCATCAGCAGGACAAGCCGCCTCGCTTTCGCAGATTGAAGGAACGAGAGAATGCCGCACGTATCAACGGAGGAGTGGGAGTCATTGGGGGAGGAAggccctcctctccttccctgaATTCAGTTCAGGACAGTAACGGAGCCCCCATCTCTGCTCCCATGCCAAGCAATCCCCAAAATGCTAATCACAACACCACAGTAACAACCAACAATAACAGTGGTGGTGGGCATCTTAGCAATTCAAACagccaccaccatcaccactaCAACCAGGGCAATGCTGGGCAGACCCACGCCCAGCACCACCACAGCCATGGAGCAAAATCCCCTGACTTCACCAATCAGAACTCAGACCAGGCCAACGAGGAGTGGGAGACCGCCTCTGAGAGCAGCGACTTCACGGAGTTCCGAgacagggaaggaggagggaagtCGTACTCCTCTCACCATCCCCACCACctgggaaggggaggagggggcggcGGAGGAGGAATTGTGGTCGAGCGCGAGATGACGGGAAAAGAGCCCTCAGCGAATAAAAGAAGCTTCTCAAGCCAGCGTCCTGGCATGGAGCGACAGAACCGCAGGGTCAacgctggaggagctggaggcggagggggaggaaggggccCACGAGGCCCGCCTGGTGGTGGCTCCAGTGGGCCCAGTAATGGAGGTGGCAACCGCGGGGAGAAGCGTGGCAACTGGCCCTCCCCAAAAAATAGGAAGTGA